The Rhodoferax sediminis genome has a segment encoding these proteins:
- the gspD gene encoding type II secretion system secretin GspD, whose product MNRPFRRSLPSARLPLSVLAVLAALAGLPGLAAAQQPNELSAAGAPIRPGEPVTLNFANAEIDAVARTMAAISGRNVVVDPRVKGTITLVTDKPVSAKAALNQFLAALRLQGYTMIDTEGLYKVVPEADAKLQSTNVSVSDRGGSVTAAGNQIVTKIFRLNFETANNLVPVLRPLISPNNTINVNPGNNSLVITDYADNLQRIGRIIAALDVSNASDVEIIPLKNAIATDLAPLVLRLVETSGAPAAAGQGQADTSFKTTLIAEPRSNSLILRAANPARVALVKSLVERLDRPGADGSNPAGNIYVVYLKNADATKMAATLRAALSGEARGSTTASASGGLSTAATTAPAAAGAGMMSASTAGGATVQASAQPSTGGQIQADPATNSLIITAPEPQYRQLRAVIDKLDGRRAQVLVESLIAEVSTDKAAQFGIQWQSLLGKNSGSNVGVLGTNFTVGGTNIFSLASSVQAGTVPASSAGGNFGIAHKINGLFVLGALANLLQSTGDGNVLSTPTLLTLDNEEAKIVVGQNVPFVTGQYTNANTSNGSVNPFTTVERKDVGLTLRVKPQISEDGTVKLTIYQEVSSIQAGTLANLNGPTTNKRSIESTVLVNDGDIVVLGGLLQDDYSGNQQKVPGLGDVPLLGALFRSDTRERKKTNLMVFLRPVVVRNSADSNALSFDRYDLMRGVQQSAQPTESVTVPVNQAPVMAPLPKPAQGRQPAARPLLAPGLSGTWGGAPASATQKDVTGSSGVAGASNVTTAPAPTPLGEPTPAQPYAR is encoded by the coding sequence ATGAATCGTCCCTTTCGCCGCAGTCTGCCGTCGGCCCGCCTGCCCCTTTCCGTGCTGGCCGTACTGGCCGCGCTGGCAGGCCTGCCCGGCCTGGCAGCGGCCCAGCAGCCCAACGAACTCTCTGCCGCCGGCGCCCCGATCAGGCCGGGCGAGCCGGTCACGCTGAACTTCGCGAATGCCGAGATCGACGCGGTGGCGCGCACCATGGCCGCCATCAGCGGGCGCAACGTGGTAGTGGACCCGCGCGTGAAGGGCACCATCACGCTGGTGACGGACAAGCCGGTCAGCGCCAAGGCCGCGCTCAACCAGTTTCTGGCGGCGCTGCGGCTGCAGGGCTACACCATGATCGACACCGAGGGCCTGTACAAGGTGGTGCCGGAGGCCGACGCCAAGCTGCAGTCCACCAACGTGTCGGTGTCCGACCGGGGCGGCTCGGTCACGGCGGCCGGCAACCAGATCGTCACAAAGATCTTCCGGCTCAATTTCGAGACGGCGAACAACCTGGTGCCCGTGCTGCGACCGTTGATCAGTCCGAACAACACCATCAACGTGAACCCCGGCAACAACTCGCTGGTGATCACCGACTACGCCGACAACCTGCAGCGCATCGGCCGCATCATTGCGGCACTGGATGTCTCGAATGCCTCCGACGTGGAAATCATCCCGCTGAAAAACGCCATCGCCACCGACCTCGCGCCGCTGGTGTTGCGGCTGGTCGAAACCAGCGGCGCACCGGCAGCGGCCGGCCAGGGCCAGGCCGACACGTCATTCAAGACCACCTTGATTGCCGAGCCGCGCAGCAATTCGCTGATCCTGCGCGCCGCCAATCCGGCACGCGTCGCGCTGGTCAAATCATTGGTGGAGCGGCTGGACCGCCCGGGCGCGGACGGCAGCAATCCAGCGGGCAATATCTATGTGGTGTACCTCAAGAACGCCGACGCGACCAAGATGGCGGCAACCCTGAGGGCGGCACTGTCCGGCGAGGCGCGCGGCTCCACCACCGCCAGCGCCAGCGGCGGCTTGTCGACCGCCGCCACCACCGCGCCGGCAGCGGCCGGCGCCGGCATGATGAGCGCATCGACCGCAGGAGGAGCCACCGTCCAGGCCAGCGCCCAACCCTCCACCGGGGGCCAGATCCAGGCCGATCCGGCCACCAACTCGCTGATCATCACCGCGCCCGAGCCGCAATACCGCCAGCTGCGCGCCGTGATCGACAAGCTCGATGGCCGGCGCGCACAGGTGCTGGTGGAAAGCCTGATTGCCGAAGTCAGCACCGACAAGGCCGCGCAATTCGGCATTCAATGGCAATCCCTGCTGGGGAAAAACAGCGGCAGCAACGTGGGCGTGCTGGGCACCAACTTCACGGTGGGAGGAACCAACATCTTCTCGCTGGCTTCGAGCGTTCAGGCCGGCACCGTTCCCGCCTCCTCGGCCGGCGGTAATTTCGGCATCGCGCACAAGATCAACGGCCTGTTCGTGCTGGGCGCGCTGGCGAACCTGCTGCAAAGCACGGGCGACGGCAACGTGTTGTCCACCCCCACGCTGCTGACGCTGGACAACGAAGAAGCCAAGATCGTGGTGGGCCAGAACGTGCCCTTTGTGACCGGCCAGTACACCAACGCCAACACCAGCAACGGCTCGGTGAATCCGTTCACGACAGTGGAACGCAAGGACGTGGGCCTGACCTTGCGCGTGAAGCCGCAGATCAGTGAAGACGGCACCGTCAAGCTCACCATCTACCAGGAGGTGTCTTCGATCCAGGCCGGCACGTTGGCCAACCTGAACGGGCCCACCACCAACAAGCGATCCATTGAATCGACGGTGCTGGTCAACGACGGCGACATTGTGGTGCTGGGCGGCCTGTTGCAGGACGACTATTCCGGCAACCAGCAAAAGGTGCCGGGGCTCGGCGACGTGCCGCTGCTGGGCGCCCTCTTTCGCAGCGACACCCGTGAACGCAAGAAAACCAACCTGATGGTGTTTTTGCGTCCGGTGGTGGTGCGTAACAGTGCCGACAGCAATGCCCTGTCGTTCGACCGCTACGACCTGATGCGCGGCGTGCAGCAATCGGCGCAGCCGACCGAGAGCGTGACGGTGCCCGTGAACCAGGCCCCCGTGATGGCGCCCCTGCCCAAACCCGCACAAGGCAGGCAGCCGGCAGCACGCCCCCTGCTGGCGCCAGGCCTGTCGGGCACCTGGGGCGGCGCGCCGGCGTCAGCGACGCAGAAGGACGTGACGGGTTCCTCCGGTGTCGCGGGCGCGTCCAACGTCACGACGGCGCCCGCGCCGACGCCCCTGGGTGAGCCCACGCCGGCCCAGCCCTACGCACGCTAA
- the gspN gene encoding type II secretion system protein N: MPRRRSTPAYHAGSPWSWAASGLILGALVATLVFAPANWLARLVELRTGGHVVLAQARGTVWNGSAQLVLAGGAGSHVALALPGRLSWQLRPGWRALAARVEAPCCTRQPVQLRISPRWGGAQLALADGQSQWPAAMLAGLGAPWNTVQAEGTLALSTKALSVEWVEGRLGVAGQAQLEATGLSSRLSTLKPMGSYRMTLNGGATPTLKLETLEGSLQLAGTGQWVGSRLHFNGVASAAPEREAALSNLLNIIGRRSGARSIITVG, from the coding sequence ATGCCGCGCCGCCGCTCCACACCCGCCTACCACGCCGGCAGCCCCTGGTCGTGGGCCGCCAGCGGTTTGATCCTGGGCGCCCTGGTGGCCACGCTGGTGTTTGCGCCCGCGAACTGGCTGGCGCGGTTGGTCGAGCTACGCACCGGCGGGCATGTGGTGCTGGCGCAGGCGCGCGGCACGGTCTGGAACGGCTCGGCGCAGCTGGTGCTCGCGGGCGGCGCCGGCAGCCATGTGGCACTCGCGCTGCCGGGGCGGCTGTCGTGGCAGTTGCGACCCGGCTGGCGCGCCCTCGCGGCCCGTGTCGAGGCACCCTGCTGCACCCGGCAGCCGGTGCAATTGCGCATCAGCCCGCGCTGGGGCGGCGCGCAGCTGGCGCTGGCCGACGGGCAGTCGCAGTGGCCCGCGGCCATGCTCGCCGGTTTGGGCGCCCCCTGGAATACCGTGCAAGCCGAGGGCACGCTGGCGCTGTCCACGAAGGCCCTTTCAGTAGAATGGGTCGAAGGCCGGCTGGGCGTGGCAGGTCAGGCCCAGCTTGAAGCCACCGGGCTCTCATCGCGCCTGTCAACACTCAAACCCATGGGCAGTTATCGCATGACACTCAACGGAGGCGCCACGCCAACCCTCAAGCTGGAGACGCTGGAAGGCAGCCTGCAGCTCGCCGGCACGGGCCAGTGGGTCGGCTCGCGGCTGCACTTCAATGGCGTGGCCAGCGCCGCGCCCGAGCGCGAGGCCGCGCTATCCAACCTTTTGAACATCATCGGACGGCGCAGCGGCGCGCGCTCCATCATCACCGTGGGTTAA
- the gspM gene encoding type II secretion system protein GspM: MKLAPAMQARWDALAARERTLVRGALVLVAAAVLWWLCLAPALQTVRTAGAQHRSLQGELEQMRSLQAQAQALQAQPRLGYDEAMRALQASVKALGSRAQLGVVGERATVTFKGVPADVLAPWLAQARVNARALPTDARLTRQGASTGTANWDGTVVLSLPSR, translated from the coding sequence ATGAAGCTCGCCCCAGCCATGCAGGCGCGCTGGGACGCGCTGGCTGCACGCGAGCGGACCCTGGTGCGCGGCGCGCTGGTGCTGGTGGCCGCGGCCGTGTTGTGGTGGCTGTGCCTGGCCCCTGCCCTGCAAACCGTGCGCACCGCCGGCGCCCAGCACCGCAGCCTGCAGGGCGAACTCGAGCAGATGAGAAGCCTGCAAGCCCAGGCCCAGGCGCTGCAGGCGCAGCCCCGGCTCGGCTACGACGAGGCGATGCGGGCATTGCAGGCCTCGGTCAAGGCGTTGGGAAGCCGCGCCCAGCTGGGCGTCGTGGGCGAGCGCGCTACCGTCACCTTCAAGGGCGTACCCGCCGATGTGCTGGCACCGTGGCTGGCGCAGGCCCGCGTCAACGCGCGCGCGTTGCCCACCGATGCGCGGCTGACGCGCCAGGGCGCCAGCACCGGCACCGCCAATTGGGACGGCACCGTGGTGCTGAGCCTGCCGTCCCGCTAA
- the gspL gene encoding type II secretion system protein GspL has product MSSLIVYLPLEPAGPATLYGYVLAPDKRAPASAASAPVALLPQPAQSNGEVVAVVPIAALSWQRVTLPPGTSGTSARLRAVLDGLLEERLLDDPQALHFAVQPQARAGATVWVAACDKAWLRGAIGALEAAKRPVSRIVPEFAPDMSPAPQLSLHAVGTPEEARLVMTGLSTHSGVTVLPLSRAGVALALSTDPDASATEVAAEPAVAELAEQLLQRQVRLEQPAQRWLRAAASPWDLAQFELANSGRSRAMKRLGTYWQALARAPQWRAVRWGFGLLLLANLAGLNAWAWRERSTLEQERTAVRTALTQTFPNVRVVVDAPVQMEREVAALRQATGAASGRDLESLLGALSTAAPANKSVNAIEFVAGEIRVKGLDLNPTETTNANRKLQAAGYVARLEGDSLLVRPEAAQ; this is encoded by the coding sequence ATGTCATCCCTGATCGTTTACCTTCCGCTGGAGCCTGCCGGCCCTGCCACGCTGTACGGCTATGTCCTTGCGCCCGACAAGCGTGCACCGGCCAGTGCCGCCAGCGCACCCGTGGCGCTGCTGCCGCAGCCGGCCCAATCGAATGGCGAGGTGGTGGCGGTGGTGCCGATCGCGGCCCTGTCCTGGCAGCGCGTCACCTTGCCCCCCGGCACGAGTGGCACCTCGGCGCGCCTGCGCGCGGTACTGGACGGCCTGCTGGAGGAGCGCCTGCTCGACGACCCGCAGGCCCTGCATTTTGCGGTGCAGCCGCAGGCGCGTGCGGGCGCCACGGTCTGGGTCGCCGCGTGCGACAAGGCCTGGCTGCGCGGCGCCATCGGCGCACTGGAAGCGGCCAAGCGCCCGGTCTCGCGTATCGTGCCCGAATTCGCCCCCGACATGTCGCCCGCGCCGCAGTTGTCGCTGCATGCCGTGGGCACACCCGAAGAGGCCCGTCTGGTGATGACGGGCCTGAGCACGCACAGCGGCGTCACCGTGCTGCCGTTGAGCCGGGCCGGTGTGGCGCTGGCCCTGTCAACGGACCCCGATGCGAGCGCCACCGAAGTCGCGGCCGAACCCGCCGTCGCCGAACTGGCCGAGCAGTTGCTGCAGCGCCAGGTCAGGCTGGAGCAGCCCGCGCAGCGCTGGCTGCGGGCGGCGGCCTCGCCCTGGGATCTGGCGCAATTCGAGCTGGCCAACTCAGGCCGCAGCCGTGCCATGAAGCGACTCGGCACGTACTGGCAGGCGCTGGCGCGGGCGCCGCAATGGCGCGCGGTGCGCTGGGGCTTCGGGCTGCTGCTGCTGGCGAATCTGGCGGGCCTGAACGCCTGGGCCTGGCGCGAACGAAGCACGCTCGAACAGGAACGCACGGCAGTGCGCACGGCGCTGACACAGACCTTCCCGAACGTGCGCGTGGTGGTGGATGCCCCGGTGCAAATGGAACGCGAAGTCGCCGCCCTGCGCCAGGCCACCGGAGCCGCGTCGGGCCGCGACCTTGAATCCCTTCTTGGGGCTTTAAGCACGGCAGCCCCGGCCAATAAAAGCGTTAACGCTATTGAATTCGTAGCTGGCGAAATTCGTGTCAAAGGCCTGGACCTGAATCCCACCGAAACCACGAACGCAAACCGCAAGCTGCAGGCGGCCGGTTACGTGGCCCGCCTGGAGGGCGACAGCCTGCTGGTGCGGCCGGAGGCGGCGCAATGA
- the gspK gene encoding type II secretion system minor pseudopilin GspK, translating to MKALGAPTQRGAALLMAMLTVTLVATFAAAAMWQQWRASEVEAAERARVQSSWVLVGALDWARLILREDARSGGADYLAEPWAVPLEEARLSTFLAADQNNTGGHADDSDDAQNAFLSGQMIDLQSRLNVANLVQNGQVSAPAQLAFERLFGVLGLAPAQLSVLTDNLLLASNGAATAATAATSAATGSTTGTPTTPTTASANNSDNALAPLLPQRVGQLVWLGLAPATLAALRPYITLLPVRTPVNLNTASAEVLYACIPGIEMADAQKLVTQRDRTHFATLADAAQLLGAAAGALNADQHGVSSRFFEVRGRLRLNQTVVQERSVVQREGLDVRVLWRERGVPPALPGQTPSTN from the coding sequence GTGAAAGCACTCGGCGCTCCCACGCAGCGCGGCGCGGCGCTGCTGATGGCCATGCTTACCGTAACGCTGGTGGCCACGTTCGCCGCGGCGGCGATGTGGCAGCAGTGGCGCGCCAGCGAGGTCGAAGCGGCCGAGCGCGCGCGCGTGCAATCCAGCTGGGTGCTGGTCGGCGCGCTCGACTGGGCCCGGCTGATCCTGCGCGAGGACGCCCGCTCGGGCGGCGCCGACTACCTGGCCGAGCCCTGGGCCGTGCCGCTGGAAGAGGCGCGGCTGTCCACCTTTCTGGCGGCCGACCAGAACAATACCGGGGGCCATGCCGACGACAGCGACGACGCGCAGAACGCATTTTTATCGGGCCAGATGATCGACCTGCAATCGCGCCTGAACGTGGCCAACCTGGTGCAGAACGGCCAGGTCTCGGCACCAGCGCAACTGGCCTTCGAGCGGCTTTTTGGCGTGCTGGGGCTGGCGCCGGCGCAACTCAGCGTGTTGACCGACAACCTGCTGCTGGCATCAAACGGCGCTGCGACCGCGGCTACCGCGGCAACTTCTGCAGCCACCGGCAGCACGACCGGCACCCCCACCACGCCGACCACGGCATCGGCCAACAACAGCGACAACGCGCTCGCACCGCTGCTGCCGCAGCGCGTCGGGCAACTGGTGTGGCTGGGCCTGGCGCCCGCGACCCTGGCGGCGCTGCGTCCCTACATTACGCTGCTGCCGGTGCGCACGCCGGTCAACCTCAATACCGCCAGCGCCGAGGTCCTGTACGCCTGCATCCCCGGGATCGAGATGGCCGATGCGCAGAAACTGGTGACGCAGCGCGATCGCACGCACTTCGCCACGCTGGCCGATGCCGCCCAACTGCTGGGCGCGGCGGCAGGCGCACTGAACGCCGACCAGCACGGGGTGTCTTCACGCTTTTTCGAGGTGCGCGGACGGCTGCGACTGAACCAGACAGTGGTGCAGGAGCGCTCGGTGGTGCAGCGCGAGGGGCTGGACGTGCGCGTGCTGTGGCGCGAACGCGGGGTTCCGCCCGCGCTGCCGGGTCAGACACCCTCCACGAACTGA
- a CDS encoding PulJ/GspJ family protein translates to MRRQRGFTLIELLVAISIMAVMAVLSWRGLDGMTRAQAQTRQRADEVLTLQAGLDQWTDDLNALMQLPQVNALDWDGRVLRMTRPAPNVSDGMLVVAWSRRDVNGTGQWLRWQSPPLRTRGDLANAWAEATLWAQNPGDEEKKREVAITPLLDWQIFYFRSDAWTNPLSSNGTSMAVNPVALAQGAPNASAPDGVRLVLTLPPGQALSGTLTRDWVRPTLGGNKS, encoded by the coding sequence ATGCGGCGCCAGCGTGGTTTCACGCTGATCGAGCTGCTGGTGGCGATTTCGATCATGGCGGTGATGGCGGTGCTGAGCTGGCGCGGACTGGACGGCATGACGCGGGCGCAGGCCCAGACACGGCAGCGCGCGGACGAGGTGCTGACGTTGCAGGCCGGCCTCGATCAATGGACGGACGACCTGAACGCGCTGATGCAGCTGCCCCAGGTCAATGCCCTCGACTGGGACGGCCGCGTGCTGCGCATGACGCGGCCCGCCCCCAATGTCAGTGACGGCATGCTGGTGGTGGCCTGGTCGCGCCGCGACGTGAATGGCACGGGGCAGTGGCTGCGCTGGCAATCGCCGCCGCTGCGCACCCGCGGCGACCTGGCGAATGCCTGGGCCGAGGCGACGCTGTGGGCGCAGAACCCGGGCGACGAGGAAAAAAAACGTGAGGTCGCGATCACGCCGTTGCTGGACTGGCAGATTTTTTATTTCCGCAGCGATGCCTGGACCAACCCGCTGTCCAGCAACGGCACCAGCATGGCGGTCAACCCGGTTGCGCTGGCCCAGGGCGCGCCGAATGCCAGCGCGCCCGATGGCGTGCGCCTGGTGTTGACGCTGCCGCCCGGCCAGGCCCTGAGTGGCACACTCACGCGCGACTGGGTGCGCCCCACTTTGGGCGGCAACAAGTCGTGA
- the gspI gene encoding type II secretion system minor pseudopilin GspI has product MKRAAASGFTLIEVLVALTIVAIALAAGTQATMALTTHAQRQSDILLAHLCAENELVKVRLLRQMPGVGDSSVTCEQAGHPFDVAISVRPTPNPSFQRVDAQVFDGATPVLRLSTIVGRF; this is encoded by the coding sequence ATGAAGCGCGCCGCCGCTTCGGGCTTTACGCTGATCGAAGTGCTGGTGGCGCTGACCATCGTCGCCATTGCGCTGGCGGCGGGCACGCAGGCCACGATGGCCTTGACCACCCATGCACAGCGCCAGTCCGACATCCTGCTGGCCCATCTGTGCGCCGAAAACGAACTGGTCAAGGTGCGACTGCTGCGCCAGATGCCCGGCGTGGGTGATTCCAGCGTGACCTGCGAGCAGGCCGGGCACCCATTCGACGTGGCCATTTCGGTGCGCCCGACACCGAATCCGAGCTTTCAGCGCGTCGATGCGCAGGTGTTCGATGGCGCAACACCGGTGCTGCGCCTGTCCACCATCGTGGGGAGATTCTGA
- a CDS encoding type II secretion system protein: MRTLAVGSSQKGFTLLELLVVVAIIAVASAGVSFAMRDSSQTQLEREAQRLAALLESGRAQSRTSGVAIVWHTTPGGFQFDGAAPQSLPEYWLHADTQVSQATTMVGGQALLTLGPEPIIGPQEVVLGSADHPTQSLRVSTDGLRPFAVRPRGSP, translated from the coding sequence ATGCGGACATTGGCAGTTGGCAGTAGTCAGAAGGGCTTCACGCTGCTGGAGCTGCTGGTGGTGGTGGCCATCATCGCGGTCGCTTCAGCCGGGGTGAGTTTTGCCATGCGCGACTCGTCGCAAACCCAGCTGGAGCGCGAGGCGCAGCGGCTGGCGGCGCTGCTGGAGTCGGGCCGCGCCCAGTCGCGCACCAGCGGCGTAGCCATCGTCTGGCACACCACCCCCGGGGGTTTCCAGTTCGACGGCGCGGCGCCGCAGTCGCTGCCCGAATACTGGCTCCATGCCGACACGCAGGTCAGCCAGGCCACCACGATGGTCGGCGGCCAGGCCTTGCTCACGCTCGGGCCGGAGCCCATCATCGGCCCGCAGGAAGTGGTGCTGGGCAGCGCAGACCATCCGACGCAGTCGCTGCGCGTGAGCACGGACGGGCTGCGGCCCTTTGCGGTCCGGCCTAGGGGTTCGCCATGA
- the gspG gene encoding type II secretion system major pseudopilin GspG, with translation MTLFPPNLRQRVQAGFTLIELMVVLVIIGVLAALIVPNVLERADDARVTAARTDINNLMQALKLYRLDNQRYPSAEQGLQALIIKPTAPPIPPNWKPYLDKLPNDPWGNPYQYLNPGVKGEIDVMSFGADGKAGGEGKNADIGSWQ, from the coding sequence ATGACACTGTTTCCCCCCAACCTGCGCCAGCGCGTGCAGGCCGGCTTCACCCTGATCGAGCTGATGGTGGTGCTGGTCATCATCGGCGTGCTGGCCGCGCTGATCGTGCCGAATGTGCTCGAGCGCGCCGACGACGCGCGCGTCACGGCCGCGCGCACCGACATCAACAACCTGATGCAGGCGCTCAAGCTGTACCGGCTCGACAACCAGCGCTACCCGAGTGCCGAACAGGGCCTGCAGGCCCTCATCATCAAACCCACCGCGCCTCCGATTCCGCCGAACTGGAAGCCGTACCTGGACAAGCTGCCGAACGACCCCTGGGGCAACCCCTACCAGTACCTCAACCCCGGCGTGAAAGGCGAGATCGACGTCATGTCGTTCGGCGCCGACGGCAAGGCGGGCGGCGAGGGCAAGAATGCGGACATTGGCAGTTGGCAGTAG
- a CDS encoding general secretion pathway protein C has translation MPMNSQRRWWLRSVTLMVWALAAASAMFWGLKFVPAPGAPAALPIAGSEVATADPTAVARLLGANPAAAPAAGAVSRYKLLGVVADRGHSGAALIAIDGKPPKPYRVGAPVDDGLLLQFVAPRRAVLAAGMDAPASVTLDLPPLKP, from the coding sequence ATGCCGATGAATTCGCAGAGAAGGTGGTGGTTGCGCAGTGTCACACTGATGGTGTGGGCGCTGGCGGCGGCCAGCGCGATGTTCTGGGGGCTCAAGTTCGTGCCGGCACCGGGCGCCCCCGCGGCGCTGCCGATAGCGGGGAGCGAGGTCGCGACGGCAGACCCCACCGCCGTGGCACGCCTGCTCGGCGCCAACCCGGCGGCAGCGCCTGCCGCTGGCGCTGTCAGCCGCTACAAGCTGCTGGGCGTGGTGGCGGACCGCGGCCACAGCGGTGCCGCGCTGATCGCCATCGACGGCAAGCCGCCCAAACCCTATCGTGTCGGCGCCCCGGTGGATGACGGCTTGCTTTTGCAGTTCGTGGCGCCGCGCCGCGCGGTGCTGGCCGCCGGCATGGATGCACCGGCCAGCGTGACGCTGGACTTGCCGCCGCTCAAGCCGTAA
- the ilvA gene encoding threonine ammonia-lyase, biosynthetic codes for MSTKHLQPGDYLKKILTARVYDVAIESALEPAKTLSRRLHNRVLLKREDQQPVFSFKLRGAYNKMVQLSAAQLQKGVICASAGNHAQGVALAAHKLGSRAVVVMPTTTPQLKIEAVKALGGEVVLFGDSYSDAYTHAVTLEKEQGLTFVHPFDDPDVIAGQGTIAMEILRQHQGPLDAVFVAIGGGGLISGVANYIKAVRPEVRVIGVQMNDSDAMMQSVAAHKRVTLPDVGLFSDGTAVKLVGEETFRIASRLVDEFITVDTDAVCAAIKDVFVDTRSIVEPAGALAVAAIKQYVAKNKTKGETYAAILCGANMNFDRLRFVAERAGVGEEREALFAVTIPEEQGSFRRFCEAVGQLPGGPRNVTEFNYRISDAARAHVFVGLTTHGKGESPRIADNFNKHGFDTLDLTHDELAKEHIRHMVGGHSALAQDERLLRFVFPERPGALMKFLNLLGPGWNISLFHYRNQGADYGHILVGLQVPPNDNPAFERFLDTLGYPWVEETGNPVYRLFLQTP; via the coding sequence ATGAGCACCAAGCACCTGCAACCCGGCGACTACCTGAAAAAAATCCTCACGGCGCGCGTCTACGACGTCGCCATCGAGTCGGCGCTGGAGCCCGCCAAAACCTTGAGCCGGCGCCTGCACAACAGGGTGCTGCTCAAGCGCGAGGACCAGCAGCCGGTGTTCAGCTTCAAGCTGCGCGGGGCCTACAACAAGATGGTGCAGCTCAGCGCCGCGCAGCTGCAAAAGGGCGTAATCTGCGCCTCGGCCGGGAATCACGCACAGGGCGTGGCACTTGCCGCACACAAGCTCGGATCGCGCGCCGTGGTCGTGATGCCGACCACCACGCCGCAGCTCAAGATCGAGGCGGTGAAGGCGCTCGGCGGCGAGGTCGTGCTGTTTGGTGACAGCTATTCCGATGCCTACACGCATGCGGTCACGCTCGAAAAAGAACAGGGCCTGACCTTCGTCCATCCATTCGACGACCCGGACGTGATCGCCGGCCAGGGCACCATTGCGATGGAAATCCTGCGCCAGCACCAGGGTCCGCTGGATGCGGTGTTCGTGGCGATCGGCGGCGGCGGACTGATCTCGGGGGTGGCCAACTACATCAAGGCGGTGCGCCCCGAGGTGCGCGTGATTGGCGTGCAGATGAACGACTCCGACGCGATGATGCAGTCGGTCGCGGCCCACAAGCGCGTGACCCTGCCGGACGTTGGCCTGTTCTCGGACGGCACGGCCGTCAAGCTGGTGGGTGAGGAAACCTTCCGCATTGCCAGCAGGCTGGTCGACGAGTTCATCACGGTCGATACCGACGCGGTCTGTGCCGCCATCAAGGACGTGTTCGTGGACACGCGCAGCATCGTCGAGCCGGCCGGCGCGCTGGCGGTGGCCGCCATCAAGCAGTACGTGGCGAAGAACAAGACCAAAGGCGAAACCTACGCCGCGATTTTGTGCGGCGCCAACATGAACTTCGATCGCCTGCGCTTCGTGGCCGAGCGCGCCGGCGTGGGCGAGGAGCGCGAGGCGCTGTTCGCTGTGACGATTCCCGAGGAGCAAGGCAGCTTCCGGCGCTTTTGCGAGGCGGTCGGCCAGCTGCCGGGCGGCCCGCGCAATGTGACCGAGTTCAACTACCGCATCAGCGACGCGGCGCGCGCCCATGTGTTCGTCGGCCTGACCACGCACGGCAAGGGCGAGTCGCCCAGGATTGCGGACAACTTCAACAAGCACGGTTTCGACACGCTGGACCTGACGCACGACGAGTTGGCGAAGGAGCACATCCGCCACATGGTGGGCGGCCACTCGGCGCTGGCGCAGGACGAGCGGCTGCTGCGCTTTGTATTCCCCGAGCGGCCCGGCGCGCTGATGAAGTTTTTGAACCTGCTGGGGCCGGGCTGGAACATCAGCCTGTTCCACTACCGCAATCAGGGCGCCGACTACGGCCACATCCTGGTCGGGCTGCAGGTGCCCCCCAACGACAACCCGGCCTTCGAGCGGTTCCTCGACACGCTGGGTTACCCCTGGGTCGAAGAAACTGGCAACCCGGTGTACCGGCTGTTCTTGCAGACCCCTTGA
- a CDS encoding OsmC family protein, whose translation MECLVSWTGATGARSGMGFVAETGSGHVLAMDGAPDAVAPANGGQNLAPRPMETVLAGTGGCTAYDVVLILKRGRHDVRGCTVKLNAERAEVDPKVFTSINMHFTVTGKGIPAQAVERAIAMSHDKYCSASVMLGKTAVISTSFEVIEV comes from the coding sequence ATGGAATGTCTTGTGAGCTGGACCGGCGCGACCGGCGCGCGCTCGGGAATGGGTTTTGTGGCCGAAACCGGCAGCGGGCATGTGCTCGCCATGGATGGCGCGCCCGATGCCGTCGCGCCCGCCAACGGCGGCCAGAACCTGGCGCCGCGCCCGATGGAAACCGTGCTCGCGGGCACCGGCGGCTGTACCGCCTACGACGTGGTGCTGATCCTCAAGCGCGGCCGCCACGATGTGCGCGGCTGCACCGTCAAGCTCAACGCCGAGCGCGCCGAGGTCGATCCCAAGGTATTCACGAGCATCAACATGCATTTCACCGTCACCGGCAAAGGCATCCCGGCGCAGGCGGTAGAGCGCGCCATCGCCATGAGCCACGACAAGTACTGCTCGGCCAGCGTGATGCTCGGCAAGACCGCGGTCATCAGCACCAGCTTCGAGGTGATCGAAGTGTGA